The following are encoded in a window of Phaseolus vulgaris cultivar G19833 chromosome 3, P. vulgaris v2.0, whole genome shotgun sequence genomic DNA:
- the LOC137839105 gene encoding uncharacterized protein → MIPVEIKESSPRFQNFVAEESNEGRKVNLDLLDEVREQARIKFEALKRRVELKQRTKVRPQQFKVADLVMRKVHPYQLENKLSPKWIGLFRVVEVLGNGAYRLETLVGGPIP, encoded by the coding sequence ATGATCCCCGTAGAGATAAAGGAGAGCTCTCCCCGATTTCAGAATTTCGTtgctgaagaatccaacgagGGGAGGAAAGTAAATTTGGACTTACTAGATGAAGTTCGTGAGCAAGCACGTATTAAGTTTGAAGCGCTGAAAAGAAGAGTCGAGCTGAAACAAAGAACTAAGGTCAGACCTCAACAGTTCAAGGTCGCCGACTTGGTAATGAGGAAAGTTCATCCTTACcagttggagaataagttgtctccaaagtggatAGGACTGTTTCGCGTAGTTGAAGTGCTTGGGAATGGTGCATACAGGTTAGAAACCTTGGTGGGAGGACCTATCCCTTAG